From Anaerohalosphaera lusitana, one genomic window encodes:
- the hisD gene encoding histidinol dehydrogenase — MKCNFEDILLLSSEQNFEQKIENLRGAILDAAYWPDGDDRHGALDNIIKQVKDRGDDALQEFGSRFDGADLMPADFRVTAEELKAAHSSIDGDLLKAIRQSIDNVRKYQSEIFVGDKNSHPGIKYTPISRVGVCVPGASAPLPSTVIMTAVPAQVAGVKEIAVVSPPRYKGNIHPVILAACHEIGVTEVYKLGGAHAVAALAYGTDTIERVYKIVGPGSTWVQLAKRMVFGLRVDIDSIAGPSEVLVVANKDANPDWVAADMLSQAEHAPGSAIVFTDSQRMGHAVLESLSEQVEKLDRSEDTIRCLKEYSGVAVFDSMEQVIEHTNDFAAEHLQIQCGGKSREVADRIDNAGAIFIGPYTPVAVGDYWAGPSHTLPTGTSAKFFSALSSNDFVKSTSIIEYDQKKLAENADDIVRLAMTEGLDAHAKSVKIRLEGK, encoded by the coding sequence GTGAAGTGCAACTTTGAAGACATACTGTTACTTTCATCTGAACAGAATTTCGAACAGAAAATCGAGAATCTGCGGGGCGCGATACTCGACGCAGCATACTGGCCAGACGGAGATGACCGGCACGGGGCTCTGGACAATATAATCAAACAGGTCAAGGATCGAGGCGATGACGCCCTTCAGGAATTCGGCAGCAGGTTCGACGGAGCCGATCTCATGCCCGCGGACTTCCGCGTTACGGCCGAAGAGCTTAAAGCGGCTCACAGCAGCATCGACGGCGACCTACTTAAGGCGATCCGGCAGTCAATAGACAACGTACGTAAGTACCAGTCGGAAATATTCGTAGGCGACAAGAACAGCCACCCGGGCATCAAGTACACCCCCATCTCGCGAGTTGGTGTTTGCGTCCCTGGCGCGTCTGCCCCCCTGCCGTCGACGGTGATCATGACCGCTGTGCCGGCACAGGTGGCCGGTGTTAAGGAAATTGCCGTCGTCAGCCCGCCCAGGTACAAGGGCAACATTCACCCGGTGATACTTGCCGCATGCCATGAGATAGGCGTAACAGAGGTTTACAAGCTGGGCGGGGCTCATGCGGTGGCTGCTCTGGCCTACGGAACGGATACTATTGAACGGGTTTACAAGATCGTCGGGCCGGGCAGTACGTGGGTTCAGCTTGCAAAACGGATGGTCTTCGGACTGCGGGTCGATATCGATTCGATTGCCGGTCCAAGCGAGGTTCTGGTGGTCGCGAATAAAGACGCCAACCCGGACTGGGTCGCAGCCGACATGCTCAGCCAGGCCGAACATGCTCCGGGCAGCGCGATAGTTTTCACTGATTCGCAGCGAATGGGCCACGCGGTGCTCGAGAGCCTGAGCGAACAGGTTGAAAAACTCGACCGCAGCGAGGACACGATCCGATGCCTCAAAGAATACAGCGGGGTAGCCGTTTTTGACAGCATGGAACAGGTGATCGAGCATACCAACGACTTCGCGGCTGAGCATCTGCAGATACAGTGCGGCGGCAAAAGCAGGGAAGTCGCTGACCGGATCGATAACGCCGGCGCAATCTTCATTGGCCCATATACCCCGGTAGCGGTCGGTGATTACTGGGCAGGCCCGAGCCACACCCTGCCGACCGGCACAAGTGCGAAGTTTTTCAGTGCCCTCAGCAGCAACGACTTCGTGAAATCGACCAGCATAATCGAGTACGATCAGAAAAAGTTAGCTGAAAATGCGGACGATATCGTCCGACTGGCGATGACTGAAGGCCTCGATGCACACGCCAAGAGCGTAAAAATCCGTCTTGAAGGCAAATAA
- a CDS encoding LOG family protein, protein MSEIIVTVFGTSKARPGDSEFELAEALGTLLAKNGYTIANGGYDGTMYAAARGAASMGGKVIGVTCTAFKSSANEFVTQEIPTDALEGRLRKLVQLGEAYVVLPGGTGTLLELAEVWELKNKRFFAADKPVIILGEFWKPLVELMKQQDEKCDKCLSFAADPDEAVEIINRILI, encoded by the coding sequence ATGAGCGAAATAATAGTAACAGTTTTCGGCACCAGCAAGGCACGGCCCGGCGATTCAGAATTTGAACTGGCTGAGGCTCTTGGTACTCTGCTTGCAAAAAACGGCTATACGATCGCGAACGGCGGATATGACGGCACGATGTACGCAGCGGCCCGCGGCGCGGCGAGCATGGGCGGGAAAGTTATCGGAGTTACATGCACCGCGTTCAAGAGTTCAGCCAACGAATTCGTGACGCAGGAGATACCGACGGACGCTCTGGAGGGCCGACTGCGCAAGCTGGTGCAGCTTGGTGAGGCTTATGTTGTTCTGCCGGGCGGAACAGGTACGCTTCTGGAGCTTGCGGAGGTATGGGAACTTAAGAATAAGAGGTTCTTTGCGGCGGACAAACCTGTTATAATACTGGGCGAGTTCTGGAAACCGCTGGTCGAGCTGATGAAACAGCAGGATGAAAAATGCGACAAATGCCTGAGCTTCGCGGCCGATCCGGATGAAGCTGTGGAAATTATTAATCGGATATTGATATAG
- a CDS encoding alkaline phosphatase family protein produces the protein MFTAVFSALAALLTWPVRWAIRSIKGRKALSRAKVKKVVVLGLDGMDYGLAKKMIAEGKLPTFAKLAEDGAFEPLQTTVPSMSPVAWSSFQTGSNPGKHNIYDFLTRNRNTYMPKLSSVEIRGPRRILKLGKWRLPLSKPDIRLMRKGKQFWRVLGEHGIFSNILRVPITWPPEKFYGLSLSGMCVPDLRGSQGTFSYYTTAGADDEHTGGEQFRVERSGEGFEAELVGPENPVREGAGAMRLPFKIATTGPNSAGLHINGDIHTLVQGVYTDWIKIEFSAGPGVKVSGIARFLLKEVVPELKLYVTPINIDPEKPAMPVTHPPVYSTYLAKKQGYYSTLGLAEDSWALNEKIIDDADFIQQCVDYDAEREKMFFDTLDKVKQGLCVCVFDGTDRIQHAFWRDMEEDHPANAVYDKNAQRRNAVEELYKRADGLVRRTMKKLDADTLLMVISDHGFTSFRRGVDLNRWLEDQGYLVMKEGERDKKYLQGVDWERTKAYAIGLGGIYLNIRGRESKGIVKAGDQANKLREEIAAKLAEVVDPATGEKAVKRVYDTAKIYRGPYKGNAPDLLAGFFKGYRASWETAVGEVTESVFCDNTKAWSGDHCVDPSEVPGVLFCNRKIDSEVCRLMDIGPTVLDMFGVDVPKFMDGKALSVAKDSVEITETDIAEAREDVA, from the coding sequence ATGTTTACGGCCGTTTTCTCCGCCCTGGCGGCACTGCTGACGTGGCCGGTACGGTGGGCGATCCGGTCAATCAAGGGACGCAAGGCGTTATCGCGGGCGAAGGTAAAAAAGGTGGTCGTGCTCGGGCTGGATGGAATGGATTACGGGCTGGCGAAAAAAATGATTGCCGAGGGCAAACTCCCGACGTTCGCGAAGTTGGCCGAAGATGGGGCATTTGAGCCGCTGCAGACTACGGTTCCATCGATGTCGCCTGTGGCCTGGTCATCGTTTCAGACCGGATCGAATCCGGGCAAGCACAATATCTACGACTTTTTGACCCGTAATAGAAACACTTACATGCCCAAGCTCAGCTCGGTGGAAATCCGCGGACCCAGGCGCATTCTAAAGCTGGGCAAGTGGCGTCTGCCGCTGAGCAAGCCGGACATTCGGCTGATGCGCAAGGGCAAGCAGTTCTGGCGAGTACTGGGCGAGCATGGGATTTTCAGCAATATCCTGCGGGTACCGATCACCTGGCCGCCAGAGAAATTTTACGGGCTTTCACTTTCCGGGATGTGCGTTCCCGATCTTCGGGGCAGTCAGGGTACGTTCAGCTATTACACAACGGCCGGCGCGGACGATGAGCATACCGGCGGCGAACAGTTTCGCGTTGAGCGGAGTGGTGAAGGATTCGAGGCGGAGCTTGTCGGGCCCGAGAATCCGGTACGGGAAGGTGCCGGTGCGATGCGGCTTCCATTCAAGATCGCCACGACCGGCCCTAACAGCGCAGGACTGCACATCAACGGCGATATTCATACGCTGGTGCAGGGCGTTTACACGGACTGGATAAAGATTGAGTTTTCGGCTGGGCCGGGGGTGAAGGTTAGCGGGATCGCCAGATTTCTGCTCAAAGAGGTTGTGCCGGAGCTGAAGCTATACGTAACGCCGATCAATATCGACCCGGAAAAGCCCGCGATGCCAGTGACGCATCCGCCCGTGTATTCGACGTATCTTGCGAAGAAGCAGGGTTACTATTCGACGCTGGGGCTGGCGGAGGATAGCTGGGCACTGAACGAAAAGATCATCGACGACGCGGATTTCATTCAGCAGTGCGTTGATTACGACGCTGAGCGGGAAAAGATGTTCTTCGATACACTAGACAAGGTCAAGCAGGGTCTTTGCGTTTGCGTGTTCGACGGGACGGACCGAATACAGCATGCGTTCTGGCGGGATATGGAAGAGGACCATCCGGCAAACGCGGTTTATGACAAAAATGCACAGAGACGCAACGCTGTCGAAGAGCTTTACAAGCGTGCGGACGGGCTGGTTCGGCGGACGATGAAAAAGCTCGATGCCGACACGCTGCTGATGGTGATCAGCGATCACGGGTTTACGAGCTTCAGGCGTGGCGTGGACCTGAACAGGTGGCTGGAGGATCAGGGCTACCTGGTGATGAAGGAAGGCGAGCGGGACAAGAAATATTTGCAGGGTGTCGACTGGGAGCGGACAAAGGCTTACGCCATCGGGCTGGGCGGAATTTATTTGAACATACGCGGACGCGAGTCAAAAGGGATCGTCAAGGCAGGCGATCAGGCAAATAAGCTGCGGGAAGAGATCGCGGCTAAGCTCGCGGAGGTTGTCGACCCAGCAACAGGTGAGAAAGCGGTCAAACGTGTCTACGATACTGCGAAGATCTATCGCGGGCCTTATAAGGGTAACGCGCCGGATCTGCTGGCAGGCTTTTTCAAGGGCTACCGTGCTTCGTGGGAGACAGCGGTCGGCGAGGTCACCGAGTCTGTGTTCTGCGACAATACGAAGGCATGGAGCGGCGATCATTGTGTCGATCCATCCGAGGTGCCGGGCGTGCTGTTCTGCAACCGTAAAATAGACAGCGAGGTCTGCAGGCTGATGGATATCGGCCCGACGGTGCTGGATATGTTCGGTGTGGATGTGCCGAAGTTTATGGACGGCAAGGCTCTTAGTGTTGCGAAAGATAGCGTTGAAATAACAGAAACTGACATTGCAGAAGCCCGCGAGGACGTTGCGTAG
- a CDS encoding alkaline phosphatase family protein, with translation MSKNKRMSRREFLRWSALAGGMAMAGPGLLRNAYAKSKAAGKQVIVIGIDGMDPRLSERLMDEGRMPTFAKMREAGGYRRLGTSTPPQSPVAWANFINGAGPGSHGIFDFIHRDPKGQVDVFYSAAETVQGSGYWQVGDHKLKLPLIGEGAKTELRRQGVPFWDYLDAACIKSVFYDLPSNYPPSKSRHGNHKCLSGMGTPDLLGSYGTYQYYSEDGPRPPYDESGGRRYELYFQNERARATLCGPMNTMLTQPEHAEMEFFVHRDIDARTALIEINGREVLLKEGQWSKWVPLDFELGTPWFLPSERVSGIVRFYLQKVGPVFRLYVSPVNMDPREPALQITEPPEFAESIAEELGPYYTTGFQEAYKALSNEVFEEDEFISQASHVLKERLALLDYALKNYDDGLLYFYFSSTDLQGHMLWWDSDDDHPARSREEAEKYFEHLKKLYCRMDGIVADIIKRYPDATVITMSDHGFANFKRQFNLNSWLRENGYLGPSDVKSVMEADWKSSRAYGLGINGLYVNTKGREKYGIVEPGEEKDRLLDELITKLEAIRDVNGQQVIRKVTRTDKEYKGDAMKYAPDLIVGYARGYRASWDTCLGNCGKDVLSDNTSAWGADHCADASEVPGVVFCNRPIKPDLASLVDIAPTVLQEFGLDVPGSMEGKAIV, from the coding sequence ATGAGTAAAAACAAAAGAATGAGTCGGCGTGAGTTTTTGCGTTGGTCCGCTTTGGCCGGAGGTATGGCGATGGCGGGGCCGGGACTTTTGCGCAATGCCTATGCGAAAAGCAAAGCAGCCGGCAAGCAAGTCATCGTCATTGGTATTGACGGGATGGATCCGCGACTTTCGGAACGGCTGATGGATGAGGGTCGAATGCCGACGTTTGCTAAGATGCGCGAGGCAGGCGGATATAGACGGCTTGGAACGAGTACACCACCGCAGAGTCCGGTTGCGTGGGCGAATTTCATAAACGGCGCAGGGCCGGGCAGTCACGGCATATTCGACTTCATTCACCGCGATCCAAAGGGACAGGTAGATGTTTTCTATTCGGCCGCGGAAACTGTACAGGGCAGCGGCTACTGGCAAGTCGGCGATCACAAGCTGAAGCTGCCGTTAATCGGTGAAGGTGCAAAGACTGAACTGCGAAGACAAGGCGTGCCCTTCTGGGATTATCTGGATGCGGCTTGCATCAAGTCCGTCTTCTATGACCTGCCGAGCAACTATCCGCCGAGCAAGTCCAGGCATGGCAATCACAAGTGTCTGTCTGGCATGGGAACGCCCGATCTGCTGGGCAGCTACGGCACATATCAATATTATTCGGAGGACGGACCAAGGCCGCCTTATGATGAGAGCGGCGGGCGACGGTATGAGCTGTATTTCCAGAATGAGCGTGCGCGGGCAACTTTATGCGGTCCTATGAATACAATGCTGACACAGCCAGAACACGCTGAGATGGAATTCTTTGTCCATCGTGATATTGATGCGCGAACAGCACTGATCGAGATAAACGGACGCGAAGTACTCCTTAAAGAAGGTCAATGGAGCAAGTGGGTTCCGCTGGATTTCGAACTCGGTACACCCTGGTTTTTACCCAGCGAAAGAGTAAGCGGCATCGTTCGGTTTTACCTGCAGAAGGTCGGACCTGTATTCCGCCTGTATGTTTCACCGGTGAATATGGATCCGCGTGAGCCCGCGCTGCAGATCACCGAACCGCCGGAGTTTGCGGAAAGTATCGCTGAAGAGCTTGGACCTTACTACACAACGGGTTTTCAGGAGGCGTACAAGGCGCTTTCGAACGAGGTGTTTGAAGAAGATGAGTTCATCTCTCAGGCCAGTCATGTGCTCAAAGAAAGGCTTGCACTGCTCGATTACGCATTGAAGAATTACGATGACGGATTGCTGTACTTCTATTTCAGCAGCACGGACCTTCAGGGGCATATGCTGTGGTGGGACAGCGACGACGATCATCCCGCTCGCAGCCGTGAAGAGGCGGAAAAATATTTCGAGCATCTGAAGAAGCTGTACTGCCGAATGGACGGCATAGTTGCCGACATCATCAAACGTTATCCGGACGCGACGGTTATTACTATGAGCGATCATGGGTTCGCAAACTTCAAACGACAGTTCAACCTCAATAGCTGGCTCAGGGAAAACGGCTATCTGGGACCGAGCGATGTCAAGTCGGTAATGGAAGCCGACTGGAAGTCCTCGCGGGCCTACGGACTTGGAATCAACGGACTTTATGTCAATACAAAGGGCCGGGAAAAATACGGCATTGTTGAGCCAGGCGAGGAAAAGGACAGACTGCTGGATGAGCTCATCACCAAGCTGGAAGCGATTCGAGACGTGAACGGCCAACAGGTTATTAGAAAAGTGACGCGAACGGATAAGGAGTACAAGGGCGACGCCATGAAGTATGCTCCGGACCTGATAGTGGGATACGCCAGGGGCTATCGTGCGAGCTGGGATACTTGCCTCGGTAATTGCGGCAAAGATGTGCTCAGCGACAACACCTCAGCGTGGGGCGCGGACCACTGTGCGGATGCTTCGGAAGTGCCAGGCGTGGTATTCTGCAACCGACCGATCAAGCCTGATCTGGCAAGCCTGGTAGATATCGCACCGACTGTCCTGCAGGAGTTCGGACTGGATGTGCCGGGGAGCATGGAAGGCAAGGCGATCGTTTAG